Proteins found in one Triticum aestivum cultivar Chinese Spring chromosome 4D, IWGSC CS RefSeq v2.1, whole genome shotgun sequence genomic segment:
- the LOC123097914 gene encoding probable tRNA (guanine(26)-N(2))-dimethyltransferase 1: MGEVEDILKDYEVKKEGEAEILMLASNAVFFNPVQVHNRDMSIAVLRTFVAKRKEEYEELMNKRNNKSNKKGNQVETPVVNGDTALTSQHDEIGVVHEKETNQPTNEIEDLSKEETKTPSRKVTRELKPPIVLEALAASGLRSLRYAREVDGLGKVVALDNDKASIEACKRNIKFNGASAISKVEAHLADARVYMLTHPKEFDVVDLDPYGSPSVFLDSAVQAVADGGLLMCTATDLAVLCGTNGEVCYSKYGSYPVKGKYCHEMALRILLACIESHANRYKRYIVPVLSVYMDFYVRVFVRVFTSASEIKNTPLKLSYVYQCAGCDSFHLQSLGRTVTKNNSLKHAPGIGPVVPQECSDCGKKFNVGGPIWSAPIHDQDWVLSTLTDVRQMKDRYPAYNKITSVLTTVSEELHEIPLFFSLHNISGTVKCTSPSAVMFRSAVINAGYQISSSHCNPLGLKSDAPWDVIWDIMRCWVKNHPIKEQPRDSPGTAILSKSPQLEANFSRAVAALSKAQVKKVNRFLPNPESHWGPKVRAGRRITSKHISLLGAEALNGAISHQDGNGAVTDKPASDTGATVTNEEENEPSTKRQKTGDGEQASEP; this comes from the exons ATGGGGGAAGTGGAGGACATTCTCAAGGACTACGAGGTCAAGAAGGAAGGCGAGGCCGAGATCCTCATGCTCGCGAGTAACGCCGTGTTCTTCAATCCCGTCCAG GTGCACAACAGAGATATGTCCATTGCTGTGTTAAGGACATTTGTTGCCAAGCGCAAGGAAGAATATGAGGAACTGATGAATAAAAGGAATAATAAGTCTAATAAAAAAGGCAATCAGGTTGAAACACCTGTTGTAAATGGAGACACTGCTTTAACTAGCCAGCATGATGAAATCGGTGTTGTTCATGAAAAGGAGACAAATCAGCCTACAAATGAAATAGAAGATCTGTCAAAAGAAGAAACGAAGACACCTTCCAGGAAAGTAACCAGAGAGCTTAAGCCACCAATTGTTCTTGAG GCTTTAGCTGCTTCTGGGTTGAGGTCTCTCCGTTATGCTCGTGAAGTTGATGGATTAGGAAAGGTAGTTGCTCTGGACAATGATAAAG CTTCTATTGAAGCTTGCAAGAGGAACATCAAGTTCAATGGGGCTTCTGCTATTAGCAAGGTTGAAGCTCACTTGGCTGATGCTCGAGTTTACATGCTCACACATCCAAAAGAATTTGATGTG GTTGATCTTGACCCCTATGGGTCACCATCTGTATTCCTCGACTCAGCTGTACAGGCTGTTGCTGATGGTGGGCTATTGATGTGCACAGCCACTGATCTGGCAGTACTTTGTGGAACTAATGGAGAAGTTTGCTACTCCAA GTATGGTTCCTACCCAGTCAAAGGCAAGTATTGCCATGAAATGGCTTTGAGAATCCTCCTTGCCTGTATCGAG AGCCATGCAAATCGGTACAAGAGATATATTGTGCCTGTTCTCTCTGTGTATATGGATTTCTATGTCCGTGTTTTTGTTCGAGTATTCAC TTCTGCAAGTGAAATAAAGAATACCCCACTTAAACTTTCTTATGTATATCAATGTGCCGGCTGTGATTCTTTCCATCTTCAGTCCCTTGGGAGGACTGTTACTAAG AATAATAGCTTGAAGCATGCGCCTGGTATTGGACCTGTTGTTCCTCAAGAATGCAGCGACTGTGGAAAGAAATTTAATGTGGGTGGGCCAATATGGTCTGCTCCTATTCATGATCAAGATTGGGTACTTTCTACGCTGACAGATGTTAGGCAAATGAAGGATAGATATCCCGCATACAACAAAATTACTTCAGTTCTAACTACTGTATCAGAG GAATTGCATGAGATTCCATTATTTTTTAGTCTCCACAACATATCTGGGACTGTGAAGTGCACATCACCATCTGCAGTTATGTTCCGGTCAGCGGTTATAAATGCAGGATATCAGATCTCAAGCAGTCACTGTAATCCGCTTGGGTTGAAGTCTGATGCCCCCTGGGATGTTATTTGGGACATCATGCGCTGCTGG GTGAAAAACCATCCAATCAAGGAACAGCCGCGTGACTCTCCGGGCACTGCAATCCTTTCTAAATCTCCACAGCTAGAA GCAAATTTCTCTAGAGCAGTTGCTGCCCTCAGCAAGGCTCAGGTTAAGAAGGTGAATCGGTTCCTTCCAAACCCAGAAAGTCACTGGGGTCCGAAGGTCAGGGCAGGTCGGAGAATTACTAGCAAGCATATCTCTCTGTTGGGCGCAGAGGCTCTCAATGGAGCTATCAGCCACCAAGATGGAAATGGAGCGGTGACAGATAAGCCAGCTTCAGATACTGGAGCGACTGTCACGAATGAAGAAGAGAATGAGCCTTCAACCAAACGCCAGAAAACTGGCGATGGTGAACAGGCCAGCGAACCTTGA